In Musa acuminata AAA Group cultivar baxijiao chromosome BXJ3-9, Cavendish_Baxijiao_AAA, whole genome shotgun sequence, a single genomic region encodes these proteins:
- the LOC135649089 gene encoding probable carboxylesterase 12 codes for MAASNEIALELAPIIRIYKDGRIERLDADVQLPPSVDTATGVVSKDVPIAAGVTARLYLPAVDAPSKLPVFVYYHGGGFCIGSASSSIYHVFLNTIVSTASVIAVSVDYRLAPEHLIPAAYEDAWCALRWVASHAEGGPEPWMAKDRTDFTRLFLAGDSAGANIAHNVAMRVAAEGLGVGGARVESMVLLHPYFWGTTRLPCEVGRVDHPVIPPHTVDSMWQLITGGADNDDPRLNPLADGAPSLAGLGCRRVMVAVAEKDTLRDRGRAYFEALRKCGWGGEAQLWETQGEDHVFFLFKPECNEVSLLVKRLGYKWVGPSSLLAFRRRPPPLWNHDKLLFLPPLRPAPKRAGCRSPLSASKNALATGSNRYHRASTQTGIGTAPD; via the exons ATGGCAGCAAGCAACGAGATCGCCCTCGAGTTGGCCCCCATCATCCGCATCTACAAGGACGGCCGCATTGAGCGCTTAGACGCCGACGTGCAACTCCCTCCTTCCGTCGACACCGCCACCGGCGTCGTCTCCAAGGACGTCCCCATCGCCGCCGGCGTCACCGCCCGGCTCTACCTCCCAGCTGTCGACGCGCCATCGAAGCTCCCCGTCTTCGTGTACTACCACGGCGGAGGCTTCTGCATcggctccgcctcctcctccatctACCACGTCTTCCTCAACACCATCGTGTCCACAGCCAGCGTCATCGCCGTGTCCGTGGACTACAGGCTGGCACCGGAGCACCTCATCCCGGCGGCCTACGAGGACGCCTGGTGCGCGCTCCGGTGGGTGGCGTCCCACGCGGAGGGTGGCCCCGAGCCGTGGATGGCCAAGGATCGGACGGACTTCACGCGTCTCTTTCTGGCCGGGGACAGCGCCGGGGCGAACATCGCGCACAATGTGGCGATGCGCGTGGCCGCGGAGGGGCTCGGCGTTGGCGGTGCGAGGGTGGAAAGCATGGTGCTGCTGCACCCCTACTTCTGGGGGACGACGCGGCTGCCGTGCGAGGTGGGGCGCGTCGACCACCCGGTTATCCCGCCGCACACCGTGGACAGCATGTGGCAGCTGATAACCGGCGGGGCGGACAACGACGACCCGAGGTTAAACCCGTTGGCGGATGGGGCGCCGAGTCTGGCGGGGCTGGGTTGCAGGCGGGTGATGGTGGCGGTGGCGGAGAAGGACACGTTGAGGGACAGGGGGAGGGCGTACTTCGAGGCTCTGAGGAAGTGCGGGTGGGGAGGGGAAGCACAGCTGTGGGAGACGCAGGGAGAAGAccacgtcttcttcctcttcaagcCAGAGTGCAATGAGGTGTCTCTCTTGGTGAAGAGATTG GGCTACAAGTGGGTTGGCCCATCGTCTTTACTCGCTTTCCGCCGCCGCCCACCTCCTCTTTGGAACCACGATAAGCTCCTCTTCCTTCCGCCACTGCGTCCTGCCCCGAAGCGTGCCGGCTGCAGGTCGCCGCTTTCCGCCTCCAAGAACGCTCTGGCTACTGGCTCGAACCGCTACCACCGCGCTTCAACACAAACAGGAATTGGGACTGCACCGGATTGA